Proteins co-encoded in one Streptomyces sp. JH34 genomic window:
- a CDS encoding polysaccharide deacetylase family protein codes for MAKHKGRGWHSRLLAAGLGVTALAAATSVWSAQADPTGGRQPEARPQEQAVTKVAADIAHASDGGPRGVNITIDDGPDPVWTPQVLQLLKDSGVKATFCMVGTQAKAYPDLVKKVVADGHRLCDHTVSHDTAMDTKSEAYQSQQILDAERMITEASGGVRPQYYRAPGGAFTPYSRKLAASRGMRPLGWNVDTKDFEHPGVDTMVDTVKREIPNGPTILFHDAGGERSETLAALREVLPWLKEQGYSFGFPVR; via the coding sequence ATGGCAAAGCACAAGGGAAGGGGATGGCACAGCCGGCTCCTCGCGGCGGGGCTCGGAGTGACGGCGCTGGCCGCCGCCACCTCGGTGTGGAGTGCTCAGGCCGACCCCACGGGAGGACGGCAGCCGGAGGCGCGGCCCCAGGAACAGGCCGTGACGAAGGTGGCGGCCGACATCGCGCACGCCTCGGACGGCGGGCCCCGGGGCGTCAACATCACCATCGACGACGGACCGGACCCGGTCTGGACGCCGCAGGTGCTGCAACTGCTCAAGGACAGCGGTGTGAAGGCCACCTTCTGCATGGTGGGCACGCAGGCCAAGGCCTACCCCGACCTGGTCAAGAAGGTCGTGGCCGACGGACACCGGCTGTGCGACCACACCGTCTCGCACGACACCGCCATGGACACCAAGTCCGAGGCCTACCAGTCCCAGCAGATCCTGGATGCCGAACGCATGATCACCGAGGCGTCCGGAGGCGTCCGGCCGCAGTACTACCGGGCTCCGGGCGGTGCCTTCACCCCGTACAGCCGGAAGCTGGCCGCGTCCCGGGGTATGCGCCCGCTGGGCTGGAACGTCGATACCAAGGACTTCGAGCACCCCGGCGTGGACACCATGGTCGACACCGTCAAGAGGGAGATCCCCAACGGGCCGACCATCCTCTTCCACGACGCGGGCGGGGAGCGTTCCGAGACCCTGGCCGCTCTGCGCGAGGTGCTGCCCTGGCTGAAGGAGCAGGGGTACTCCTTCGGCTTCCCCGTGCGCTGA
- a CDS encoding PIG-L family deacetylase, with amino-acid sequence MTDRPLTLMAVHAHPDDEATGTGGVLARYAAEGIRTVLVTCTDGGCGDGPGGVKPGDPGHDPAAVAAMRRQELEASCEVLKISDLEMLDYADSGMIGWPSNDAPGSFWGTPVEEGAARLAELIEHYRPDVVVTYDENGFYGHPDHIQAHRITMAALERTALTPKVYWTTMPRSMMQRFGETMREFQEDMPEPDPAETAAMAEIGLPDDEISTWVDTAAFSDQKFDALAAHASQGENIFFLKMGRERFRELMGTETFVRVQGTAGTAVPETDLFAGLR; translated from the coding sequence ATGACTGACCGGCCCTTGACGCTCATGGCAGTACACGCCCACCCCGACGACGAGGCCACCGGGACCGGAGGAGTCCTCGCGCGGTACGCCGCGGAAGGCATCCGCACGGTTCTGGTGACCTGTACCGACGGCGGTTGCGGCGACGGACCGGGAGGCGTCAAGCCGGGCGATCCCGGGCACGACCCCGCAGCCGTCGCCGCGATGCGCCGCCAGGAACTCGAGGCGAGCTGTGAGGTCCTGAAGATCAGCGACCTGGAGATGCTGGACTACGCCGACTCCGGGATGATCGGCTGGCCGAGCAACGACGCCCCCGGTTCCTTCTGGGGGACCCCCGTCGAGGAAGGCGCCGCCCGGCTCGCGGAACTCATCGAGCACTACCGGCCCGATGTGGTCGTCACCTACGACGAGAACGGCTTCTACGGCCACCCCGACCACATCCAGGCCCACCGCATCACGATGGCGGCGCTGGAGAGGACCGCGCTGACGCCGAAGGTGTACTGGACGACGATGCCCCGGTCGATGATGCAGCGGTTCGGGGAGACCATGCGCGAGTTCCAGGAGGACATGCCGGAGCCGGATCCTGCCGAGACCGCCGCGATGGCCGAGATCGGTCTCCCGGACGACGAGATCAGCACGTGGGTGGACACTGCCGCGTTCAGCGACCAGAAGTTCGACGCTCTGGCCGCGCACGCCAGTCAGGGCGAGAACATCTTCTTCCTCAAGATGGGCCGGGAGAGGTTCCGCGAGCTGATGGGCACGGAGACCTTCGTCCGCGTCCAGGGCACCGCCGGCACGGCCGTACCCGAGACCGATCTCTTCGCCGGTCTCCGCTGA
- a CDS encoding DUF6243 family protein codes for MTVSKNINNPVGMGGGQRKRLSRAERQNNGPHRNLDRKGAADQKAELVRKMREKAGTAEGAGQAGDDTAES; via the coding sequence ATGACCGTGAGCAAGAACATCAACAACCCCGTGGGCATGGGTGGCGGCCAGCGCAAGAGGCTGTCCCGCGCCGAACGGCAGAACAACGGTCCGCACCGCAACCTCGATCGCAAGGGTGCCGCCGACCAGAAGGCCGAGCTGGTGCGCAAGATGCGCGAGAAGGCAGGCACGGCCGAGGGTGCCGGGCAGGCGGGCGACGACACCGCGGAGAGCTGA
- a CDS encoding PIN domain-containing protein, protein MSERIETVVLDSEGLSAWIAQDRKLLAMLQVFHDLGADLVIGANTIVEVTHSRTNMPRLNWALSRVKVEPVTEQAAKAAAELLKGAGLHGHKYAIDATVAEVALRQQKPVALLTSDSDDMTKLCGDQVRIIPL, encoded by the coding sequence GTGAGCGAGCGCATCGAAACCGTCGTCCTTGACTCGGAAGGGCTCTCCGCCTGGATCGCGCAGGACCGCAAGCTCCTAGCGATGCTTCAGGTCTTCCACGACTTGGGCGCCGACCTGGTGATCGGGGCCAACACCATCGTGGAAGTCACTCACTCCCGCACCAACATGCCCCGTCTGAACTGGGCCCTCTCCCGCGTCAAGGTGGAGCCGGTCACCGAACAAGCGGCGAAAGCGGCAGCAGAACTCCTCAAAGGGGCTGGGCTGCACGGACACAAGTACGCCATCGACGCCACGGTCGCCGAGGTCGCCCTGCGTCAGCAGAAACCCGTCGCCCTCTTGACCTCCGACAGCGACGACATGACCAAACTCTGCGGAGACCAGGTCCGCATCATCCCTCTCTGA
- a CDS encoding type II toxin-antitoxin system CcdA family antitoxin, translated as MSSTTRITVTLPSDQVAELRKLTDNVSGYVAEAVARQIRHQLLGDDLRRHEEEHGPFRDEELAEARSKIFGAAGSSDNADAA; from the coding sequence ATGTCCTCAACGACTCGCATCACCGTCACGCTTCCCAGCGACCAGGTGGCGGAGCTCCGCAAGCTCACGGACAACGTCTCCGGCTACGTGGCGGAGGCCGTAGCCCGCCAGATCCGGCACCAGCTCCTGGGCGACGACCTTCGCCGGCACGAGGAAGAGCATGGGCCCTTCAGGGACGAGGAGCTCGCCGAGGCCCGCTCGAAGATCTTCGGTGCTGCCGGTTCCTCCGATAACGCGGACGCCGCGTGA
- a CDS encoding type II toxin-antitoxin system Phd/YefM family antitoxin, whose amino-acid sequence METKTYTTIDLRKGMGEILDRTRIAGEAAAITRKGKTVAYLVPAEWFEQMARGHESHEDRREAA is encoded by the coding sequence ATGGAGACGAAGACGTACACGACCATCGACCTGCGCAAGGGGATGGGCGAGATCCTGGACCGGACCCGGATCGCCGGTGAGGCCGCCGCCATCACCCGCAAGGGAAAGACGGTCGCCTACCTGGTGCCGGCCGAGTGGTTCGAGCAGATGGCCCGCGGGCACGAGTCGCACGAGGACCGACGCGAGGCGGCCTGA